A window from Dromaius novaehollandiae isolate bDroNov1 chromosome 1, bDroNov1.hap1, whole genome shotgun sequence encodes these proteins:
- the SERPINE3 gene encoding serpin E3, whose translation MLPICFAAFVLSACCLTKGSCISHNELKELKTEFAINLYQHMAEAENRTSLVVSPASVAVSLELLQFGAQGNTFTELRDALGYSIHDQSVQDFLHVVYEGATGSSSQGTTVQQACSLFVQAGVQLSPRFVAHTVRWVNSSLQQANFSDPNATATQIQEWITSNIGDGDVHSMPLEMAASPLNQVAVVSTTYFKSRWQKKFSFMDTQILPFTTAEGSTLKVPTMHHTAEVNYGQFQTASLEPFSVVELPYIGEKISMFVVLPGHKRTLLSQIESHLSAKAITLWANSLKRMRMDIFLPRFSIQNHFDLKTAFSALGITDIFDPINADFRGISEQGSLYVSEAIHKAKIEVTEGGTKASGTTAMVLLKRSRTPIFKADRPFTFFLRQANTGSVLFIGRVTNPS comes from the exons ATGTTGCCCATTTGCTTCGCTGCATTCGTCCTGTCCGCTTGCTGCTTAACCAAGGGCAGCTGCATCTCCCACAATGAGCTGAAAGAACTGAAGACTGAATTTGCCATCAACCTCTACCAGCACATGGCCGAAGCAGAGAACAGAACAAGTCTGGTGGTGTCACCGGCCAGCGTGGCAGTttccctggagctgctgcagttCGGAGCTCAAGGAAATACCTTTACGGAGCTGCGGGATGCCCTAGGATACAGCATTCATG ATCAGAGCGTGCAGGATTTCTTGCACGTGGTGTACGAAGGGGCGACTGGCAGCTCCAGCCAAGGTACTACGGTCCAGCAGGCTTGTTCCCTCTTTGTGCAAGCGGGAGTTCAGCTCTCGCCCCGCTTCGTTGCACATACCGTGCGCTGGGTgaacagcagcctgcagcaagcCAACTTCAGCGACCCTAATGCCACTGCAACCCAGATACAGGAATGGATTACCAGCAACATTGGAG ATGGAGATGTCCACAGCATGCCCTTGGAGATGGCTGCATCGCCGCTCAATCAGGTCGCTGTGGTGAGCACCACGTACTTCAAAAGCAGATGGCAAAAGAAATTTTCCTTCATGGACACCCAGATCTTGCCTTTTACTACAGCAGAGGGCTCAACCCTGAAAGTGCCCACAATGCATCACACAGCTGAAGTTAACTATG GCCAGTTCCAGACTGCATCTCTGGAGCCGTTCAGCGTGGTGGAGTTACCATACATTGGGGAGAAAATCAGCATGTTTGTGGTGCTTCCCGGCCACAAGAGGACATTGCTGTCCCAGATTGAGTCGCACCTTTCTGCCAAAGCCATAACCCTCTGGGCCAACAGCTTAAAGAGAATGAGGATGGATATTTTTCTACCTCG ATTCAGTATCCAAAACCATTTTGACCTAAAGACAGCTTTTTCTGCCTTGGGAATTACAGACATATTTGATCCTATCAACGCTGATTTTAGAGGTATTTCGG agcAAGGCAGTCTTTATGTTTCAGAAGCTATTCACAAAGCAAAGATTGAGGTAACAGAAGGTGGTACGAAGGCATCAGGAACCACAG CAATGGTATTACTAAAAAGATCGCGAACACCTATTTTCAAAGCAGACAgaccttttactttttttctgagacaaGCTAATACAG gTTCAGTACTCTTTATAGGAAGAGTTACAAATCCTTCATAA